In Nocardia sp. NBC_00403, the DNA window TGGCGGCCGCCCCGCCACGAGTACTGGTGCGAGTACGCCAGACGCTGGGTCGGTGTGAAGGCCCGCTACGGCCTGCACGTCACCCCGCCCGAACGCGACGCGCTCGGCGAGATGCTCGACAGCTGCCCGGCGCAGTGAGTCGAGGGGACGTCGCTATCGGCCGACCCGATCGGCGCCCGCCTGATCACCAGGTCCGACCGCTACCGCGATGCGGCCGCCGACCTCGCTCCTGACACCACCGTGCGGATACTCGACCCTGGCCACGCACTCGTGCTGTTTCGCGACACGGCAACCAGTACTCGCGTTTCACGGGTTCCGCCAGGGTCAGTTTCTCCCTGTCTACCGAGTCCGCATGCCCAGTAGCGTTGGCTCGCATGAGCATCCGCCTCGGTTATCAGATGCCGAATTTCAGCCACCCAGGCGCGGTCCGCGATCTGTTCCCCTCGGTGGTCGCGCAGGCGCAGGAGGCCGAAGCGGCCGGGTTCGACACCGCGTTCGTGATGGACCACTTCTATCAGCTGCCGGTTATCGGGCCGCCAGAGGAGCCGATGCTGGAGGCGTACACCACGCTGGCCGCGCTCGCGACCGCCACCGAGCGAATCCAGTTGTCGGCGTTGGTCACCGGCAATACCTATCGCAATCCGGCGCTGCTGGCCAAGACCGTCACCACGCTGGATGTGGTGAGCGGCGGCCGGGGGGTGCTGGGCATCGGTGCGGGTTGGTACGAACTGGAACACCGGCAGTATGGATTCGAATTCGGCACCTTCACCGATCGGTTCGCCCGGCTGGAGGAGGCGCTGCAGATCGTCATCCCGATGTTGCGCGGACAGCGGGCCAGCTTGGACGGGGCCTGGTACCGCGCGGAGGCGGCGATGAATGAACCGCGCCTGCGCGACGACCTGCCGATCCTGCTCGGCGGTGGCGGCGAGAAGAAGACCTTCGCGCTGGCCGCCCGCTACGCCGACCACCTCAACATCATCTGCCACGCTGCCCAACTGCCGCAGAAGTTGGCCGCACTGCTCGAACGCTGCGCCGAGATCGGCCGCGACCCGGCGACTCTCGAAACCAGCTACCTCGCCAACGTCATCCTCGACGAGGACGGCGACCGCGCCCGCAAGCTACAGGCAGACCTGCTGCGTAAACAGGGCGACGAGCTGTCGGCGCTGCCCGCCGAACTGCGCAACTCGCAGGCCGATCGCCAATTCGCCGGTGACCCCGACGATGTCGCCGAACAGCTGCAGCAACGCGTCCTCGACCACGGTGTCGACGGCTTGATCATCAACATGGTCACCAACGGCCACGAGCCGGGCATCGTCGAACTCGCCGGCCGCACGCTGCGTCCGCTGGTGCGGTAGCACAGCGACTTCCGTTCCGGCACAGGCAATCTCGTCGGTGCATCCATGAAAAACGTCTCCGCACACCTCGAATGGTGTGCGGAGACGTCGGTCGGAGCGGGTCGGCTCAGCCGAGCAGGTTCCAGTCCTCCAGGCCCTGGTACAGCGGGAGGTCGCGGGCCAGCTTGACGACGCGGGCGCGCAGCGATTCCGTGTCGGAGCCGCCGGCGAGCGCGGTGGCGATGATGTCGGCGACCTCGGTGAACTCGGCATCGCCGAAGCCACGGGTGGCCAGGGCGGCGGTGCCGATGCGCAGACCGGAGGTGACCATCGGCGGGCGCGGATCGAACGGAACGGCGTTGCGGTTCACCGTGATTCCGATTTCGTGCAGCAGATCCTCGCCCTGCTGGCCGTCGAGTTCGGAGTTGCGCAGGTCGACGAGCACCAGGTGCACGTCGGTACCGCCGGTGAGGACGCTGATGCCCTTGTCCTTGACGTCGGCGCCGCCGAGGCGTTCGGCGAGGATCTTCGCGCCGGACAGGGTGCGCTCCTGGCGGTCCTTGAACTCGGCGCCGCCAGCGATCTTGAAGGCCACGGCCTTCGCGGCGATCACGTGCATGAGCGGGCCGCCCTGCTGGCCGGGGAACACCGCGCTGTTGAGCTTCTTCGCGTACTCCTGCTTGGCCAGGATCAGGCCTGAGCGCGGACCACCGAGGGTCTTGTGCACGGTGGAGGACACCACGTCGGCATACGGCACGGGCGAGGGGTGCAGACCCGCGGCGACCAGACCCGCGAAGTGCGCCATGTCCACCCACAGGTAGGCCCCGACCTCGTCGGCGATCTCACGGAAGGCGGCGAAATCCTGGTGGCGCGGGTAGGCCGACCAGCCTGCCACGATGACCTTCGGGCGCGCGGCCAGCGCGGTCTTGCGCAGCTCGTCCATATCGATGCGGTGGTCTTCCTTGCTGACCCCGTAGGAGTGCACCTCATACAGCTTGCCGGAGAAGTTCAGCCGCATGCCGTGGGTGAGGTGTCCGCCGTGCGCGAGGTCGAGGCCGAGCAGTTTGTCGCCCGGATCCATCAGCGCCATCAGCACCGCCGCGTTCGCCTGCGCGCCGGAATGCGGCTGCACATTGGCGAATTCGGCGCCGAAGAGCTCCTTGGCGCGATCGCGGGCGAGGGTCTCGACCACGTCGACGTGCTCGCAGCCACCGTAGTAGCGACGGCCCGGGTAGCCCTCGGCGTACTTGTTGGTGAGCACGCTGCCCTGTGCCTGCAGCACGGCGCGCGGCACGAAGTTCTCGGAGGCGATCATCTCGAGGGTGTCGCGTTCGCGGGCGAGTTCGCCTGCCATCGCGGCAGCAAGCTCCGGATCGAGCTCACCGAGAGACTGGGTATTGACAGAGGCGGTCGTCTGCGTCACCGCATCAGTCTATTGGCCCCCGTATACGCCCACCGCCAGGGGGTTCGCTCTGGCCGAAACATCGCCGAGCAGCACACCGCTGTGCGTCCGTCTCGACATTCGCGACAGCCATGTGCCAGTCGCCGAGCCGCGTCGCACCAGCGGGCGAGTCAGGCCGGAGTTGTGGCGGATAGGAGGGCCACGAGATGTTCCTGTGCCTCGTCGAGGGGCGTGGTGGATTTGCGGGCGCGGGATTGGACGATCGCGCCTTCGATCGCGCTGACGACGAAGCTCGCCAGTGATGCGGCTCGGGCCGGGGGGATGCCGCTGCCGGTGAAGGCGGTGGTGAGGTGGTCGGCCCAGTCGCCGAGTGCCGCACCTGCGGCGGCTTGCACGCGGGGCTCGGATTCGGCGAGCGCAGCGCCGACGATGGGGCAGCCCGCGGTGAACGCGCTCTGCTCGAGGACCTGCTTCCACCAGCCGATCAGTGCGGCGAGCCACTGTTCGGGCGGGCCCGCGGCGGTGACCTTATCGATCACGGAGGTCATCCGGTCACCGGCGATCTTGGTCGCGGTCTCGACCAGTTCACTCTTTCCGGCGGGAAAGTGCTGGTAGAGCGAGTTGCGTGAGGCATTGCTGCGGTCGAGCAGCGCGGCGAGCCCGGCGGCGTGCACGCCCTGTTCGCGGACCAGCTCGATGGCGCTCTCGATCAGCCGGGCGCGCGGGCCTGCGGTCATCGGTGTCCTCCTCACAGTTGCGTGAACCGATCGGTCCATGTTCCAATCATGACAGATGTGGACCGATCGGTTCATCGAAAGGATGGAACCCATGAGTTCGGAAACCACGGCCGCCCCGGAGATAGATTTCACCGAGCTGTCGGGGCTGGAGCTGCTGCGGACGGCAATGACGATGGCGGGCCGGCCGCGGTTCATCGGCGATCTGCTCGGCATGGAGGTCGACCTGCTCGAACACGGCAAGGTGGTCTTCGGCCTCGAGACCCGACCGGATTTCGCCAACCCGCTCGGCACCACGCACGGCGGCATCTGCGCGACGCTGCTGGATTCGGTGATGGGCTGCGCCGTGCACACCACGCTGGACCCCGGGGTCGGCTACACGACGCTCGAATTGAAGGTCAACTACATCCGCTCGGTCCCGACCGACGGCAGGCGACTCACCGCGACCGGCACCACCATCCACGTCGGCCGCACCACCGCCACCGCCGAGGGCCGCGTCGTCGACGACAAGGGCCGCCTCGTCGCACACGCCACCACCACCTGCGTCATCTTCCGCTGACCCCCACCCTCCCGACGCCACGAGCGGCACGAGCGGCACGAGCGGCACGAGGGTAGTCGAATGGCGGCTCCCACCACCGAACTAACCACCATTCGACTACCCTCGTCACCGAAAATGCTTGAAACGCAACCACAGCCAGTCCTCACGCTGGAAGTTGTTGCCTGTCTGCCCAGGCTGCGGAAGACAAAGCCGGGTACGGCACACGACGTACCCAGCACTGCCCGGAACACCGCTGGGACGTGAGTTTGCTCGTCGAGCCGGGGCACGCGACCCAGCTCGGCTCACCAGTACACGGTGATGTTCTGGGGTGGGCTTGTCTTCCGAACCGGGGGCACGCCACCCAAGATCTCCGGACTAGTTCACCGTGATGTTCTGACAGGGTGACTCGCCTTTCGAACCCCAGGGTGTGCTGTCCAGTTTCGGGTTGCCCTCCAAGGGTTGACCGGGCAGTGCTGGGCGCGTCAGGTGGGGTACCCGGCTTTCTCTTCCGCAGCTTTGCGAGGCAGGCACACGGCTTCCAGCGTGCGGACTGGCTGTAGTTGCGTACTCGTACCTTCTTGGTCCCGGCATCCGATCGATCACTGGCCGATCTCGACGCAGCCGCACCCCGTGCGGTCCGCACACCCTTGCGGCAACCGGGCACCCCGTGTGGTGAGTGTCCGGTTGCGTCCTGGGGAGGATGTGCGGATTATCGGGTCACATCGCGCGCACCGCACCGGGGGTGAGCGGTTCGTCGAGGAGGCGGCGGAAGCGTTCGACTCGGTCATCGGAGGTCGATGCGCGATCGAGCCAGCCGCCCAGTAGGCGATAGCCCTCCACATAGGTGCTGATGTAAGCCCGCCACAGCGGTGAGGACAGGAAGCGCAGCGACTGGCGGGCACGCTCGGGGGTGATCAGGTTCCAGCGCTGCAGAAATTGCGCGACCTCGTCTGCGTCGCGGTGCCGGTCGTGCAGCAGCAGCGCGGCGTCTTGTCGCACGCCGAGCAACTTGCTCGACGCAGTCGCCAGGCGTTCGGCGCGCTCACCATCGAAGCGCAGGCCGAGATCGGCGTATATCTCCTGCGCCCATTTCCCCCAGCCAGGTCCGACGATCGCACCGAGCGCGAGATCGGCGAGACCTTCCGCCATGAGGCACTGCGGCGTGTTCACCAGGAACAGCGTCTGCTCGGCCTGGCCTGCCGCAACCAGGCCGGCCTCCTTACGGCAGTGCTCGGTGTGATGGCCCGGGTAGGACTCGTGCGCGATGAGGTGCGGCAGGTTCGCCATGTGCTGTTTGAGATCGGAGTTGATCGCCACCGTCGACTGGTAGTTGCCCAGGTAATAGTTGAACCCGGACCAGGGCTTGTCGCCGACCACCTCATAGGTGACGTGCTCGTTGTCGGGCAGCGGATAACGCGCACGCACGAGTTCACGCAATGCGCCGGAGAACTCTTCGACACAGGCGCGTAGCCGTTCCGGCGGAATCTCGTCGGCCTTGCGATGGGCGGCGACCCGCTCGGCCAGCGATCCTTCGCCGGCCAGCACCTCGTCCATCTGCCGGTGCGCGTCACGGTAGGCCGCCTCGTCGTCGGGCGCGATGTCGACATCGAAGTAGGCCCGCACCTCCTCGACGAATCCGATCTCGTCGCCGGCGAACTTGCGACCGGAACATTCCAGCGCGCGTAGGTGCACGTCGAGGAACTCGGTCCGCTCCGGCGCGAGTCCCGCGGCGGGCAATTCGGCGCGCAGCGCTGCGGCCCGGCGAGCCAGCGCACGTGGTTCCGGTGCGGGTGCGTTCTCGACCTCGCGACGCAGCGCCGGATCTCCGGTATAGGCGTCGACGAAACCTTCCTCCAAGCGGTCGAAGGCCAAACCGAGTCGCAGGTACTCCGTCACGAGCGGATGCGCTTCCATGCCGCCCGACATTAGCCGCTGTCAGCACCGGTATCGACCCGGTTACCATCGGGTAGTGGCACCCCGCTTTTCGCACGCTGTTGACGCAGAGCAGAATCCGGCTATGCGGCCAGAGCTAGACCGAATCTCACAGCAGCGCCACGTTATGTGTGCGTGTTTGCCTAACAGGAGCGTCGGGTAAGTGGCACGAATGAGCGAGCCGAGTCCGTATGTGGAATTCGACCGGAAACAGTGGCGCACGCTGCGGAAGTCGACTCCACTCGTGCTCACCGAGGAAGAACTGATCGGGCTTCGCGGCCTCGGCGAACAGATCGACCTCGAAGAAGTCGCCGAGGTCTATCTGCCGCTCGCTCGCCTGATCCACCTGCAGGTTGCCGCACGTCAGCGGCTTTTCGCCGCGACGGCGACCTTCCTCGGCGAGAAGCATCCCGACCAGCAGGTGCCCTTTGTCATCGGCGTCGCGGGCAGTGTCGCGGTCGGCAAATCCACCACGGCACGCGTGTTGCAAGCGTTGCTCGCCCGCTGGGATCACCACCCGCGTGTGGATTTGGTCACAACCGACGGATTCCTCTACCCCACAGCCGAACTGACCCGGCGCGGCATCATGCATCGCAAGGGTTTTCCGGAAAGCTACGACCGCCGTAAACTTCTGCGCTTCGTCACCGAGGTGAAATCCGGCGCACCGGAAGTGTGCGCACCGGTGTATTCGCATATCTCCTACGACATCATCCCCGATAAATTGCACTGCGTGCGGCAGCCGGACATTCTCATCGTGGAGGGCCTCAACGTCCTGCAAACAGGTCCGCGACTGATGGTCTCGGACCTGTTCGACTTCTCGATCTATGTCGACGCCCGCATCGAGGACATCGAGAAGTGGTATGTGCAAAGGTTTCTCACACTCCGGGAAACCGCATTCGCCGACCCGAACGCACACTTCCACCACTACTCCGGATTCACCGACGAGCAGGCGACCACCACCGCACAGGAGATCTGGAATTCCACCAACCGCCCCAACCTGGTCGACAACATCTTGCCGACCCGCCCCCGGGCCACCCTGGTGCTGCGCAAGGATGCCGACCACACCATCAACCGGCTGCGCCTGCGCAAGCTGTAGCCCGATCGGTGTACCAGCCGGTCGCTAGAGTTTCCAGGCCGCGTCGAGCCGGGCGGCGACGTCGATATCGCGGGCAGCGGTGATATGCGGTTTGCGAATTTCCTTGGCGATGTAGCGGGCGACGAAACGACGAATCTCGTGGTCGACGCTGGCGAGGATGCGCAAGAGCCGGCCGCGCTTGGTGGCGGTGGCGACGTTGATGCGAACGTCGCTCGGACGCGGCTCGGCGATGTCGATGATCACCCGAAGCGGCTCCGCTGTGCGTGCGGTCAGGTGCAGGTGGATATAGCCCTCGACCTGGAAGCGATGCCGGTCGACTGCCAGGTCGATGAGCATGTCGACGCTCAGCGGGATGCTCAGCTCGAAGGAGATGTACTCGTCGACGCCGCGACGCACCCGCGGCCGTCCGAGCTGGACCTGGGCACTGGCCTTGACAAGGTGACCGGGCCCGACTCCGATCGGGCCGAAATCGAATGCCGCACCGGCCAATTGGCCGAAGGCGCCGGCGATGCGTGCTTCGGAGGCGGCGTATTCCAGGAAGCGCCTGCCGAATTCCTCGTAACTGACGTAGGACACCGGATCACGGTGCTGCCCTGCCGTCTCGTCGAGCGCGAATTCGCGTGGCCCGCCCGGCCAATCGTCGTACGCACTCATAAGACCGCACGGTACGCGAGAAGCGGCGAGGCGGAACCCGATTCGCGCCGCGATCGAGTGCTCAGACCCCGAAGCGGCGATGCCTGGCGGCGAAATCGCGCAGTGCGCGCAGGAAATCCACCCGCCGGAACTCCGGCCAGTACGCCTCGGTGAACCATATTTCCGAGTATGCGCTCTGCCATAGGAGAAACCCGGAAAGTCGCTGCTCACCGGAGGTGCGGATGACCAGATCGGGATCCGGTTGGCCGGAGGTGTACAGGTGCTGGCCGATGGCGTTGACGGTGATCGACTGCACCAGGTCCTCGCCGGTCTCGCCCGCCGCCATCTCCTGACGGACCAGCTTACGGACCGCGTCGGCGATCTCCTGCCTACCGCCGTATCCGACGGCCACGTTCACATGCACCCCGTCTCGACCGCTGGTGCGTTCGGCAGCGGTGCGCAGCCGCTTGGCGATCAGCTCGGGGAATCCGTCGAGCGAGCCGACGATGCGCACGCTCCAGTTCTGTTCCGGATCCGATAGTTCCTCGACGACATCGGTGATCACCTCGAAGAGGGTCTCCAGCTCGTCGGGATCGCGCTGTAGGTTCTCGGTCGAGAGCAGGTAGACGGTGACCATCTCGATGCCCTCGGCGGCACACCAGCCGACCAGTTCGGCGATCTTCAGCGCACCGACTCGATGCCCGTGGCTGACATCGGTGAAACCGTTCTCCCGCGCCCAGCGCCGATTACCATCGCACATCACCGCGACATGCCGGGGATGTTGTTTGCCGGCCAGCTGCTTGGACAGCCGCGCCTCGTAGATGCGGTATGGCAAACCGCGCACCCGACTCGGAAACTCCACGGCGACCTACAGTACGCCTCACCGGCAGGATCCCGGCAGCGACCGCGAATCCCGTACAGTAACGGAGAGCCATAACTTACGGTCCCGTAGGTTACTGGACGGTACAAACTGGAGGTAACTGGTGTCCGAATCGGTCGCCGCCGACGCGGCATCCAGCACGACCCCGGGCACGGCAGGCGAATCCTTGACGGCGGCGCTCGGCAAGCCGCGGCTGCGCGGCTGGATCCACACCTGGGCCGTCGGCATCGCGGCAATCGCGGTCATCGCCCTGGTCGCCACGGCCGCGACCATCTCGGCGACGGCAGGCTGGTCGACACTGGTCTACGGGCTGACAGTGTGCGGACTGTTCGGGATCAGCGCCGTCTACCACCGGGTGACCTGGCCGACCGCGAAGGCGCGCATCCGGATGAAGCGCGCGGACCACTCGATGATCTTCCTGTTCATCGCCGGCAGCTACACCCCGTTCGCCCTACTCGGACTGCCGGGGCGGACCGGACAGACCCTGCTGCTGGTGGTCTGGATCGGCGCGCTCGCGGGCGTCGCGCTGAAACTGCTGTGGCCGACGGCGCCGCGCTGGGTCGGTGTGCCGCTGTATCTGCTGCTCGGCTGGGCCATCGTCCCGGTCGCCGGGCAGCTGAACTCGCAGGTCGGCATCGCGCCGCTGATCCTGTTGTTGATCGGCGGGCTCGTCTACAGCGGCGGTGCGATCCTCTACGCCACCAAATGGCCCAATCCGTGGCCCGCGGTATTCGGCCATCACGAGTTCTTCCACGCCGCGACCGTGCTCGCGGCACTGTGCCACTATGCCGCAATCTGGCTGGTCGTCTTGCGCTGACCGGCCACAACGGGCGAAGTGAACAATTTCGACCGTCCCATTCCCTCGGTTTCGGCAATACAGTCGGATGCGAGGGAACTCGATTCGGGGCGGCAGACGATGGCACAACAGACGATCCACACCGACAAACCGGCCACGGCTCGGCCACCGGAACAGCGGTTGGCCTATCGCTGGGGCGTCACCGTGGCGCAGTACCGCCGTCCGATCGCGGTGCTGTGGCTGTTGGTCATCGTCGCCTGCGCGATCGCCTACCCGAAACTCGACGGCAGGCTGGAGGCCGCCGAATTCCACGCCGACAATGTGGAATCGACACGGGCCAGCGAGCTGCTCGCCGCGCACTATCCCGATCTCGGCGCCGAAGAGCTTGCGCTGGTGTTCTATTCGGCACAGCGGACGGTGGACGACGCGCAGTACCGAGCCCTCATCGAACGAGCGGTCGAGGATGTGGGTGGCGTTGCGGGTGTCCGGATCGCTCTCGGTCCCTTCCAGGGCGACCAGAAGTCCCAGATCTCCGCGTCCAGGCATGCCGCGCTGGCGATCATCGGGATCGATGGCGATATCCCGACGCGTGCCGCGCTGTCCGCCGAGCTCCAGGACCTAGCGGGCCACCACTCCGGCGACGAGGTCACCGTCGGCCTCGCCGGGTTCTCCCCCGGACTGCGCGATCTGATGGAAATCGAGGTCGCCGATTCCGGCCGGGCCGAAGCGATCGGTTTGCCGGTCGCGTTTGTGCTCCTGATCATGGCCCTCGGCACCGTTGTCGCCGCGCTCGTGCCGGTCGCGGTGGCGCTGAGCGGGCTGCTGCTCGCATCCGGCGGACTTTTCCTGATATCGCATGTGATGGGCACCAGTTCCCTGATGCTCGCGGTCGCGACCATGATCGGCACGGGCATCGGATTGGACTATGCGATGTTCGTGGCCAGCCGGTTCCGAGAAGAACTCGCCAAGCAGCCACCCGGCGGCTCGCAAGCGGGCATCGCGCATGCCTGCGGCGTAGCCGTCGCCACCGCGGGCAAGACGATCGTCGCCTCCGGGCTGATCGTGATGATCTCGCTGTGCTCGCTGATGGTGGTACGCGCGCCCGTGTTTCGCGGAATCGCGGTCGGCGTCGTGGTCGCGGTCATCGCGACGCTCACCGTGGCGATGACGCTACTGCCCGCGCTGTTGGCGCTGCTGGGTCCGGGGGTGAATCGCGGCGCGCTCCCGGTCCGCTGGCAGCCGCTGGAGACACGGGCGGGCGCGGACGCCGTCGATCCGGCCACCGGCCGGTGGGCTCGCTGGAGCCGGACGGTGATGGCACGACCCGCGCTGTTCGGCATCGCCGCCACGCTGGTTCTGCTGCTGGCCGCGGCACCACTCGCTGGAGTGCGCTACGGCGTCGACATGGGCACCGCGGCCATGAGCGAGACCGACTCCGGGAAAGCCGGTGCCATCGCCACGGACAATTTCGCGCCAGGATTGCTGGCGCCGATCACGCTCATCGCGACCGGCCCCGGCGACACGGCACTGTCCGCCGACGCGGCCGGACAGGTGCAGACCTTCCTGACCGAGCTCGGCCACGACGAGCGCATCGACCGGGTGCTGCCGTTCCAGCGCGATGGGCGGATCTTCGCGACAGTGATCGCCGAGACGCCGTTCGATTCGCCCGAAGCCACCGCGCTGGTCGGGGATATCCGCGCCGATGCCGCGGGGCTGCCGGATTCGCAGGTGGTGGTCGGTGGCGTGACCGCCGAATTCGCCGACATGTCCGACGAGATCACCAGGAAACTGCTGTTGGTGGTCGCACTGGTTCTATGCTGCTCGTTCGTGTTCCTCGTCGCTGCCTTCCGCAGCATCGTGCTGCCGGTGAAGGCGATCGTGATGAATCTGTTGGCCACCGGAGCCGCCCTCGGTATCACCGTCGCGGTGTTCCAATGGGGTATCGGTGAGTCGCTGCTCGGGTTCCAGAGCACCGGGTTCATCCAGGTATTCCTGCCGAGCATGGTGTTCGCCATGCTGTTCGGACTGTCTATGGATTACGAGGTGTTCCTGATCCGGCGGATCAAAGAGTTCTGGGAGGACAGTCCGCGCACCGCCGCCGACAACGAGCACGCGGTCGCCGCAGGGCTACAGCACACGGCACGGCCGATCAGCGCGGCCGCCGCGATCATGGTCGTCATCTTCGGCAGCTTCCTCATCGCGAGCGTGCTGGAGCTGAAGCAGATCGGACTGGCGCTGGCCGTCGCCGTCGCCATCGATGCCGCGCTGGTGCGGCTGATCCTGGTGCCCGCGCTGATGAAGCTGTTCGGCACCTGGAACTGGTGGCTGCCGACACTCGTCGGAGAAGGTTCGCGAAACCGGTGATCGCCAAGCTGGTCGTCTGGGCACTGCGGGCCCGCTGGGGTCTGGCCGCGGTCGTCATCACCTGCAACCTCAGTGGTCTCGCCGTCATCGTCACCGAGCTGTGGCTCAGCGGCTTCTTCCACCGGCTCGGCCCCGACACCGTGCGCGCCATGGCGCTGGTGGCTGTCTACCCGGCGGTCGGATTCCTCGCCGGTATCGCACTCGCGATCCGCGACCGGACCGTGTACTTCGGCTGGCTCGACGACGGGCGCAAACCCACACCGGAAGAGGCCCGCCGCCTGCTGCGGCTGCCGATCGCCATCACCACGCGCGCCCTTGCCCTGTGGCTGCCCGGTGTGATCATCTCTGCCGCGGCGTTATCGCGGGTAACCCCGCAGCACGACCTCGCCGTCATGATGGCGATGTTCGTCCTCGGCGGATTCGAATCGGCGGCATTGACCTTCCTGATCGTCGATCGGCTGATCCGACCGACCATTCCGATCGTTACCGCCGTGCTCGGCGCGACAATGCATTGGAGCTCAACGGTATTC includes these proteins:
- a CDS encoding MMPL family transporter, translated to MAQQTIHTDKPATARPPEQRLAYRWGVTVAQYRRPIAVLWLLVIVACAIAYPKLDGRLEAAEFHADNVESTRASELLAAHYPDLGAEELALVFYSAQRTVDDAQYRALIERAVEDVGGVAGVRIALGPFQGDQKSQISASRHAALAIIGIDGDIPTRAALSAELQDLAGHHSGDEVTVGLAGFSPGLRDLMEIEVADSGRAEAIGLPVAFVLLIMALGTVVAALVPVAVALSGLLLASGGLFLISHVMGTSSLMLAVATMIGTGIGLDYAMFVASRFREELAKQPPGGSQAGIAHACGVAVATAGKTIVASGLIVMISLCSLMVVRAPVFRGIAVGVVVAVIATLTVAMTLLPALLALLGPGVNRGALPVRWQPLETRAGADAVDPATGRWARWSRTVMARPALFGIAATLVLLLAAAPLAGVRYGVDMGTAAMSETDSGKAGAIATDNFAPGLLAPITLIATGPGDTALSADAAGQVQTFLTELGHDERIDRVLPFQRDGRIFATVIAETPFDSPEATALVGDIRADAAGLPDSQVVVGGVTAEFADMSDEITRKLLLVVALVLCCSFVFLVAAFRSIVLPVKAIVMNLLATGAALGITVAVFQWGIGESLLGFQSTGFIQVFLPSMVFAMLFGLSMDYEVFLIRRIKEFWEDSPRTAADNEHAVAAGLQHTARPISAAAAIMVVIFGSFLIASVLELKQIGLALAVAVAIDAALVRLILVPALMKLFGTWNWWLPTLVGEGSRNR
- a CDS encoding TetR/AcrR family transcriptional regulator, with the translated sequence MTAGPRARLIESAIELVREQGVHAAGLAALLDRSNASRNSLYQHFPAGKSELVETATKIAGDRMTSVIDKVTAAGPPEQWLAALIGWWKQVLEQSAFTAGCPIVGAALAESEPRVQAAAGAALGDWADHLTTAFTGSGIPPARAASLASFVVSAIEGAIVQSRARKSTTPLDEAQEHLVALLSATTPA
- the coaA gene encoding type I pantothenate kinase, producing MARMSEPSPYVEFDRKQWRTLRKSTPLVLTEEELIGLRGLGEQIDLEEVAEVYLPLARLIHLQVAARQRLFAATATFLGEKHPDQQVPFVIGVAGSVAVGKSTTARVLQALLARWDHHPRVDLVTTDGFLYPTAELTRRGIMHRKGFPESYDRRKLLRFVTEVKSGAPEVCAPVYSHISYDIIPDKLHCVRQPDILIVEGLNVLQTGPRLMVSDLFDFSIYVDARIEDIEKWYVQRFLTLRETAFADPNAHFHHYSGFTDEQATTTAQEIWNSTNRPNLVDNILPTRPRATLVLRKDADHTINRLRLRKL
- a CDS encoding TIGR03560 family F420-dependent LLM class oxidoreductase; protein product: MSIRLGYQMPNFSHPGAVRDLFPSVVAQAQEAEAAGFDTAFVMDHFYQLPVIGPPEEPMLEAYTTLAALATATERIQLSALVTGNTYRNPALLAKTVTTLDVVSGGRGVLGIGAGWYELEHRQYGFEFGTFTDRFARLEEALQIVIPMLRGQRASLDGAWYRAEAAMNEPRLRDDLPILLGGGGEKKTFALAARYADHLNIICHAAQLPQKLAALLERCAEIGRDPATLETSYLANVILDEDGDRARKLQADLLRKQGDELSALPAELRNSQADRQFAGDPDDVAEQLQQRVLDHGVDGLIINMVTNGHEPGIVELAGRTLRPLVR
- a CDS encoding PaaI family thioesterase, giving the protein MSSETTAAPEIDFTELSGLELLRTAMTMAGRPRFIGDLLGMEVDLLEHGKVVFGLETRPDFANPLGTTHGGICATLLDSVMGCAVHTTLDPGVGYTTLELKVNYIRSVPTDGRRLTATGTTIHVGRTTATAEGRVVDDKGRLVAHATTTCVIFR
- a CDS encoding isoprenyl transferase encodes the protein MEFPSRVRGLPYRIYEARLSKQLAGKQHPRHVAVMCDGNRRWARENGFTDVSHGHRVGALKIAELVGWCAAEGIEMVTVYLLSTENLQRDPDELETLFEVITDVVEELSDPEQNWSVRIVGSLDGFPELIAKRLRTAAERTSGRDGVHVNVAVGYGGRQEIADAVRKLVRQEMAAGETGEDLVQSITVNAIGQHLYTSGQPDPDLVIRTSGEQRLSGFLLWQSAYSEIWFTEAYWPEFRRVDFLRALRDFAARHRRFGV
- the trhA gene encoding PAQR family membrane homeostasis protein TrhA, with protein sequence MTAALGKPRLRGWIHTWAVGIAAIAVIALVATAATISATAGWSTLVYGLTVCGLFGISAVYHRVTWPTAKARIRMKRADHSMIFLFIAGSYTPFALLGLPGRTGQTLLLVVWIGALAGVALKLLWPTAPRWVGVPLYLLLGWAIVPVAGQLNSQVGIAPLILLLIGGLVYSGGAILYATKWPNPWPAVFGHHEFFHAATVLAALCHYAAIWLVVLR
- a CDS encoding DUF885 domain-containing protein; amino-acid sequence: MEAHPLVTEYLRLGLAFDRLEEGFVDAYTGDPALRREVENAPAPEPRALARRAAALRAELPAAGLAPERTEFLDVHLRALECSGRKFAGDEIGFVEEVRAYFDVDIAPDDEAAYRDAHRQMDEVLAGEGSLAERVAAHRKADEIPPERLRACVEEFSGALRELVRARYPLPDNEHVTYEVVGDKPWSGFNYYLGNYQSTVAINSDLKQHMANLPHLIAHESYPGHHTEHCRKEAGLVAAGQAEQTLFLVNTPQCLMAEGLADLALGAIVGPGWGKWAQEIYADLGLRFDGERAERLATASSKLLGVRQDAALLLHDRHRDADEVAQFLQRWNLITPERARQSLRFLSSPLWRAYISTYVEGYRLLGGWLDRASTSDDRVERFRRLLDEPLTPGAVRAM
- the glyA gene encoding serine hydroxymethyltransferase is translated as MAGELARERDTLEMIASENFVPRAVLQAQGSVLTNKYAEGYPGRRYYGGCEHVDVVETLARDRAKELFGAEFANVQPHSGAQANAAVLMALMDPGDKLLGLDLAHGGHLTHGMRLNFSGKLYEVHSYGVSKEDHRIDMDELRKTALAARPKVIVAGWSAYPRHQDFAAFREIADEVGAYLWVDMAHFAGLVAAGLHPSPVPYADVVSSTVHKTLGGPRSGLILAKQEYAKKLNSAVFPGQQGGPLMHVIAAKAVAFKIAGGAEFKDRQERTLSGAKILAERLGGADVKDKGISVLTGGTDVHLVLVDLRNSELDGQQGEDLLHEIGITVNRNAVPFDPRPPMVTSGLRIGTAALATRGFGDAEFTEVADIIATALAGGSDTESLRARVVKLARDLPLYQGLEDWNLLG